One genomic window of Myxocyprinus asiaticus isolate MX2 ecotype Aquarium Trade chromosome 5, UBuf_Myxa_2, whole genome shotgun sequence includes the following:
- the pias4b gene encoding E3 SUMO-protein ligase PIAS4b, which translates to MSTDVLEATVMLEALRVTELRSLLSQMGKSKSGLKKDLLKRVTDVLQNECSPEMLLAVRELHKLRQVSKDARQSSKPSQITPSTPSPVEMISMPEDVSSGKPETLVPISSEQQMMKLPFYQTLDTILPPTPLVPTYGGIIQTSNFKLHLSASQQVQIQKSCQKSQSGLMCIQVVLRICYTESIGVEEDQYPPNIGVSVNNTNCPVQCSYSCNRVGTEPSRPCRPIDITPCLYLSFTNQLSVVWGNICKCYSAAVYLVRMVSSQELLMQLRSSVVEQLQLCRQRVFEKLRSDPENEIATTGLQISLLCPLAKLRMSVPCRARGCAHLQCFDAFFYLQMNERKPRWTCPVCHNHAPFDALCIDSLLCEVLESAGEDEEEIQFLSDSSWRAVRQDKSDKNSKSVLYPVHHKRNPSQPDSSVVDLTQCSSDDEDFEKEEMISTHLEEKSVHFRKSSVVKTSRRKSKTKTIK; encoded by the exons ATGTCCACAGATGTTCTGGAAGCCACG GTAATGCTGGAGGCCTTACGGGTGACAGAACTTCGCTCTCTGCTCTCTCAGATGGGCAAGAGTAAAAGTGGGCTGAAGAAGGATCTTCTAAAGAGAGTGACGGATGTGCTGCAGAATGAGTGCTCTCCTGAGATGCTGTTAGCTGTCAGAGAACTCCACAAACTCCGTCAGGTTTCAAAAGATGCCCGGCAGAGCTCAAAGCCCAGTCAAATTACACCCAGCACACCCAGTCCTGTAGAAATGATCTCCATGCCAGAGGATGTCTCTTCTGGCAAGCCTGAAACACTGGTACCCATCTCTTCAGAACAGCAGATGATGAAACTGCCCTTCTACCAAACACTGGACACCATTCTGCCCCCTACACCACTAG TGCCCACATATGGAGGAATCATACAGACCTCTAATTTCAAATTGCATCTCAGTGCAAGTCAACAGGTGCAGATCCAGAAGAGCTGCCA GAAATCACAGTCTGGCCTGATGTGCATTCAGGTGGTTCTCAG GATTTGCTACACTGAGAGCATCGGCGTGGAAGAAGATCAGTATCCGCCAAATATTGGCGTTTCCGTTAATAACACTAACTGTCCTGTACAG TGTTCGTATTCATGCAATAGAGTGGGGACTGAACCTTCTCGTCCGTGTCGTCCAATCGACATCACACCTTGTTTGtacctctcattcacaaatcagctCTCGGTGGTATGGGGAAACATCTGCAAG tgTTACAGTGCTGCTGTGTATCTGGTGAGGATGGTTTCCTCTCAGGAGTTGTTGATGCAGCTGCGCAGTTCAGTGGTGGAGCAACTGCAGCTCTGCAGACAGCGAG TTTTTGAGAAACTGCGCTCTGATCCAGAAAATGAAATCGCTACAACAGGGCTACAAATATCACTTTTATGTCCG CTTGCAAAACTGCGTATGTCCGTTCCGTGTCGAGCAAGAGGCTGTGCCCACCTGCAGTGCTTTGATGCATTCTTCTATCTTCAAATGAACGAGAGGAAGCCCAGGTGGACGTGCCCTGTGTGTCATAATCACGCCCCCTTCGATGCGCTCTGTATTGACAG TTTACTGTGTGAAGTTCTCGAGAGCGCCGGTGAAGATGAAGAAGAGATTCAGTTTCTGTCTGATAGCAGCTGGAGAGCTGTGAGACAAGACAAAAGTGACAAAAACAGCAAATCTGTCCTTTATCCTGTCCATCACA AGAGGAATCCATCACAGCCGGACAGCAGTGTTGTGGATTTGACTCAGTGTTCCTCTGACGACGAAGATTTCGAAAAAGAGGAGATGATTTCAACACATTTAGAGGAAAAGAGTGTGCATTTCAGAAAATCCAGTGTGGTTAAAACTTCTCGACGCAAAAGCAAGACCAAAACTATTAAATGA